A single region of the Variovorax paradoxus genome encodes:
- a CDS encoding alpha/beta fold hydrolase: MIETFQRSLPNGTTLSCRATGRPGRPLMVFLHGFPEAAFIWDELLEYFAQPEHGGYRCLAPNLRGFEKSSAPTEVAAYKAHLLIQDIQQLAATESADGTMAALVAHDWGGAFGWGYANAFPEQVGRLVIINSPHPGTFTRELRNNPAQQQASAYMNFLARPDAEALLSADDFRRMWPFFTLMKAGPDGFGWLTEEVKQQYREVWNAGLTGACNLYRVTPMKPPLPGQSIEGIPVLPRERLTVNVPTFVFWALDDAALLPGLLDGLEEYVPKLEVKKVPNATHWIVHEQPQLVAREIEAFLKRN, encoded by the coding sequence ATGATCGAGACGTTCCAGCGCAGCCTGCCCAACGGAACCACGCTGAGCTGCCGCGCAACCGGCAGGCCCGGGCGCCCGCTGATGGTGTTCCTGCACGGCTTCCCGGAGGCCGCATTCATCTGGGACGAGCTGCTCGAGTACTTCGCCCAGCCTGAACACGGCGGCTACCGCTGCCTCGCGCCCAATCTGCGCGGTTTCGAGAAGTCGAGCGCACCCACCGAAGTGGCTGCGTACAAGGCGCATCTGCTGATCCAGGACATCCAGCAACTGGCGGCCACCGAAAGCGCCGACGGCACGATGGCCGCGCTGGTCGCGCACGATTGGGGCGGCGCTTTCGGCTGGGGCTATGCCAATGCTTTTCCGGAGCAGGTCGGCCGGCTGGTCATCATCAACTCGCCGCACCCCGGCACCTTCACGCGCGAGTTGCGCAACAACCCGGCGCAGCAGCAGGCCAGCGCCTACATGAATTTTCTGGCAAGGCCCGATGCCGAAGCGCTGCTCTCGGCGGACGACTTCAGGCGCATGTGGCCCTTCTTCACTCTGATGAAGGCTGGCCCCGACGGATTCGGCTGGTTGACTGAAGAGGTGAAGCAGCAATACCGCGAGGTGTGGAATGCCGGCCTCACCGGCGCCTGCAATCTCTATCGCGTCACGCCGATGAAGCCGCCGCTACCCGGCCAGAGCATTGAGGGCATTCCGGTGCTGCCGCGCGAGCGGCTCACGGTGAACGTGCCGACCTTCGTTTTCTGGGCACTCGACGACGCGGCGCTGTTGCCGGGCCTGCTCGATGGGCTGGAGGAATACGTGCCCAAGCTCGAGGTCAAGAAGGTGCCCAACGCCACCCACTGGATCGTGCACGAGCAGCCGCAGCTCGTGGCGCGCGAGATCGAAGCCTTCCTGAAGAGGAACTGA
- the yihA gene encoding ribosome biogenesis GTP-binding protein YihA/YsxC, giving the protein MTTPSRKHAAPPSRATPAVDPIVAERERTALGWLHTAHFLTSAPQLEHLPPLDLPEIAFVGRSNAGKSTAINTLTQQTRLAFASKTPGRTQHINLFGVGKQKADDAVLADLPGYGYAAVPREAKLRWQRVMGNYLMTRENLRGVVLMCDPRHGLTELDEILLDVIRPRVEQGLKFLVLLTKSDKLTRSEGAKVLSITRLQAGGGEVKLFSALKKQGVGEAAELLWRWAHPPGEAAAQAEQPAVPEDT; this is encoded by the coding sequence ATGACTACCCCGTCGCGCAAGCACGCTGCTCCCCCTTCCCGCGCGACCCCTGCCGTGGACCCCATCGTCGCCGAGCGCGAGCGCACGGCGCTCGGCTGGCTGCACACCGCCCACTTCCTGACCAGTGCCCCGCAGCTCGAGCATCTGCCTCCGCTCGACCTGCCCGAAATCGCCTTCGTCGGCCGCTCCAATGCGGGCAAGTCGACCGCAATCAACACGCTCACCCAGCAGACGCGCCTGGCCTTCGCCTCCAAGACGCCCGGCCGCACGCAGCACATCAACCTGTTCGGCGTGGGCAAGCAAAAGGCCGACGACGCCGTGCTGGCCGACCTGCCCGGCTACGGCTATGCCGCAGTGCCCCGGGAAGCCAAGCTGCGCTGGCAGCGCGTCATGGGCAACTATTTGATGACACGCGAAAACCTGCGCGGCGTGGTGCTGATGTGCGACCCGCGCCACGGCCTCACGGAGCTGGACGAGATCCTGCTCGACGTGATCCGCCCGCGCGTGGAGCAAGGCCTCAAGTTCCTCGTGCTCCTCACCAAGTCCGACAAGCTCACCCGCAGCGAAGGCGCCAAGGTGCTGTCCATTACGCGACTGCAGGCCGGCGGCGGCGAAGTCAAACTGTTTTCCGCCCTCAAGAAGCAGGGGGTGGGAGAAGCCGCCGAGCTGCTGTGGCGCTGGGCCCATCCCCCCGGGGAAGCAGCGGCACAAGCCGAACAGCCCGCGGTGCCGGAAGACACCTAG
- a CDS encoding phospholipase D family protein, translating to MFQFPGSSEGRYVIDGRRGGNQSGYDPARTSRAMAGLMLKLIALSFSALRGPALWLIGSGLALVLAGCAGLPPRAPEPSTLSIAASPATTLGRAAADLSAAQQDGLSSIRPLVEASFALDARFELMRQAQASLDVQTYQLGNDKTGRLLLRELRDAARRGVRVRLLLDDFYTAGMDRLLLGLAAEPNAEVRLFNPFVNARDHSGTRWIEFFADFRRLNHRMHNKLFVADGAMAIAGGRNLADEYFLRSEGANFIDFELIMAGPVVPEAARIFDTYWNSDVVYPLHRIAGATDSPEILKAAFEAGTSPIYAPPLSPLAGTDLLGDAPLGAQLADIGRVKWMRAEAHAAADSPNKALGTLASPAESLAARFHEMTASARSDVVVISPYFIPGEDGMARIREGRARGVRMSVITNSLADSDEPLVNINYNRYRVDMLKLGVNLYEVSTQQLKRNRQFRTLLKKARGRLHAKLALVDREWVLLGSMNLDPRSARLNTEFGVRVRSFELSQALLYAYQLDDIEGVYRVVLMPDGKNVQWIGTGDVDNEVLDSEPDSSLLTRLQLLLFSWLVPTDQL from the coding sequence TTGTTTCAATTTCCCGGGAGCAGCGAGGGGCGTTACGTCATCGACGGCCGGCGTGGCGGCAACCAAAGCGGCTACGATCCCGCCCGCACGTCCCGTGCGATGGCCGGTCTCATGCTCAAGCTCATTGCACTCTCGTTTTCCGCCCTGCGCGGTCCGGCTCTGTGGCTGATCGGCTCCGGACTCGCGCTCGTTCTGGCGGGCTGTGCCGGTCTTCCCCCTCGCGCACCCGAGCCGTCGACGCTGTCGATCGCGGCCTCCCCCGCCACCACGCTCGGCCGGGCTGCTGCAGATCTGAGCGCGGCGCAGCAGGACGGGCTCTCCAGCATCCGCCCGCTGGTCGAGGCCTCTTTTGCACTTGACGCCCGGTTCGAGCTGATGCGGCAGGCGCAGGCCTCGCTGGACGTGCAGACCTACCAGCTCGGCAACGACAAGACCGGCCGGCTGCTGTTGCGCGAACTGCGCGATGCCGCGCGGCGCGGCGTGCGGGTGCGCCTGCTGCTCGACGACTTCTATACGGCCGGCATGGACCGCCTGCTGCTCGGCCTTGCCGCGGAGCCCAACGCCGAGGTCCGCCTGTTCAACCCCTTCGTGAATGCCCGCGACCACTCGGGCACGCGGTGGATCGAATTCTTCGCCGACTTTCGCCGGCTCAACCACCGCATGCACAACAAGCTCTTCGTGGCGGACGGCGCCATGGCGATTGCCGGCGGGCGCAACTTGGCCGACGAGTATTTTCTGCGCAGCGAGGGCGCCAACTTCATCGATTTCGAATTGATCATGGCCGGGCCTGTGGTTCCGGAGGCGGCTCGCATCTTCGACACCTACTGGAACAGCGACGTGGTCTACCCGCTCCACCGGATCGCCGGCGCCACCGACAGCCCGGAGATATTGAAGGCGGCGTTCGAAGCCGGCACCTCGCCCATCTATGCGCCGCCGCTCTCTCCCCTCGCCGGCACCGACCTGCTGGGCGACGCGCCGCTCGGCGCGCAGCTTGCCGACATCGGCCGGGTGAAGTGGATGCGCGCCGAGGCCCATGCCGCGGCGGACAGCCCCAACAAGGCACTGGGTACTCTTGCGTCGCCGGCCGAATCGCTCGCGGCGCGGTTCCATGAAATGACCGCGAGCGCACGCTCGGACGTGGTGGTGATCTCGCCCTATTTCATTCCGGGCGAGGACGGCATGGCGCGCATCCGGGAAGGCCGCGCGCGCGGCGTGCGCATGAGCGTCATCACCAATTCGCTGGCCGACAGCGACGAACCGCTGGTGAACATCAACTACAACCGCTACCGGGTCGACATGCTGAAGCTGGGCGTGAACCTGTACGAGGTCAGCACCCAGCAGCTCAAGCGCAACCGCCAGTTCCGCACGCTGCTCAAGAAAGCGCGCGGCCGCCTTCACGCCAAACTGGCCCTGGTCGACCGGGAATGGGTGCTGCTCGGCTCGATGAACCTCGACCCCCGCTCGGCGCGGCTGAACACCGAGTTCGGCGTTCGCGTGCGCAGCTTCGAGTTGAGCCAGGCGCTGCTGTACGCCTATCAGCTGGACGACATCGAAGGCGTCTACCGCGTAGTGCTCATGCCCGACGGCAAGAACGTGCAGTGGATCGGCACCGGAGACGTGGACAACGAGGTGCTCGACAGCGAGCCGGACTCCAGCCTGCTGACGCGGCTGCAGCTGCTGCTGTTCTCCTGGCTCGTGCCGACGGACCAGCTGTAG
- a CDS encoding c-type cytochrome: MKLFANFLLAALMGVAASASLAADEHAAAPAAPAAAKPAKPDPAKGDAVFNSAAQACASCHNADGNSAVAANPKLAQQHPEYILKQLQDFKSGKRKSPIMQPMAAKLSDEDMRNIAWFVGSKKIKTGFSKEKDTVALGEKIYRGGIADRQIPACAGCHSPNGAGMPAQYPRLGGQHADYTVAQLVAFRDNVRQNSAPMTAVAAKLNDREIKAVADYIAGLR; encoded by the coding sequence ATGAAGTTGTTTGCCAATTTTCTGCTTGCAGCCCTCATGGGCGTCGCAGCCAGCGCGAGCCTTGCGGCTGACGAACATGCAGCCGCACCGGCTGCACCCGCCGCGGCCAAGCCGGCCAAGCCTGATCCCGCCAAGGGGGACGCGGTGTTCAATTCCGCCGCCCAGGCCTGTGCCTCCTGCCATAACGCGGACGGCAACTCGGCCGTTGCGGCAAACCCCAAGCTGGCGCAGCAGCACCCAGAGTACATCCTCAAGCAGCTGCAGGACTTCAAGTCCGGCAAGCGCAAGAGCCCCATCATGCAACCCATGGCTGCCAAGCTGTCCGACGAAGACATGCGCAACATCGCGTGGTTCGTGGGCTCCAAGAAGATCAAGACCGGCTTCTCCAAGGAGAAGGACACCGTGGCGCTGGGCGAAAAGATCTACCGCGGCGGCATTGCCGACCGCCAGATCCCGGCCTGCGCCGGCTGCCACAGCCCCAACGGCGCCGGCATGCCCGCCCAGTACCCCCGCCTGGGCGGCCAGCACGCCGACTACACAGTGGCACAGCTTGTTGCCTTCCGGGACAACGTGCGCCAGAACAGCGCCCCCATGACCGCTGTGGCCGCAAAGCTGAACGACCGCGAAATCAAGGCCGTTGCAGACTACATTGCCGGCCTGCGCTGA
- a CDS encoding lipid A biosynthesis acyltransferase: protein MSLGSRLGIGFMRAIAPLPLPLVRGFGALLGRVLHTVAVPRRRVVDTNLAVCFPGKSEAERRRIARETFVYVAQSWLDRSWLWHAPEKVVASRLKVVGAPQEIDEIANGDEPMILFAPHFYGLDAAATALTMHTPRPSATIYTTQRDPMVDEWIREGRTRFGNVAALNRVDGIKPVLGGLRKGGLLYLLPDMDFGRDQTIFVPFYGVQAATVPSLSRFARLGKAKVVPIVSKLTPSGYEIEVLPAWQNFPTDDVEADTALMNERLQGYIDKMPSQYYWVHRRFKTRPEGAPSIY, encoded by the coding sequence ATGAGTCTCGGCTCCCGACTCGGTATCGGTTTCATGCGCGCGATTGCGCCGCTGCCCCTGCCGCTGGTACGTGGCTTCGGCGCGCTGCTGGGCCGCGTGCTCCACACCGTTGCGGTGCCACGCCGCCGCGTGGTCGACACCAACCTGGCGGTGTGCTTTCCCGGCAAATCCGAAGCCGAACGCCGCCGCATCGCGCGCGAGACTTTTGTGTATGTGGCGCAGTCGTGGCTCGACCGCAGCTGGCTTTGGCATGCCCCCGAAAAGGTGGTGGCCAGCCGCCTCAAGGTGGTGGGCGCCCCGCAGGAGATCGACGAAATCGCCAACGGCGACGAGCCGATGATCCTGTTCGCGCCGCATTTCTACGGGCTCGATGCCGCGGCCACGGCTTTGACCATGCACACGCCGCGGCCCTCCGCCACCATCTACACGACCCAGCGCGATCCGATGGTCGATGAATGGATTCGCGAAGGCCGCACGCGCTTCGGCAACGTGGCGGCGCTCAACCGGGTCGACGGCATCAAGCCGGTGCTCGGCGGCTTGCGCAAGGGCGGCTTGCTGTACCTGCTGCCCGACATGGATTTCGGCCGCGACCAGACCATCTTCGTGCCGTTCTACGGCGTGCAGGCGGCCACCGTGCCCTCGCTCTCGCGGTTTGCGCGGCTGGGCAAGGCCAAGGTGGTGCCGATCGTCTCCAAGCTCACGCCAAGCGGCTACGAAATCGAGGTGCTGCCGGCGTGGCAGAACTTCCCGACGGACGACGTCGAGGCCGACACGGCCCTCATGAACGAGCGGCTGCAGGGCTACATCGACAAGATGCCGTCCCAGTATTACTGGGTGCATCGCCGTTTCAAGACGCGGCCCGAGGGCGCGCCGTCGATCTATTGA
- a CDS encoding TonB-dependent siderophore receptor, giving the protein MARLMAGRKVASVLAGCMAIYVHQQVLAQAPAPGALPEIRVDASADAETATSPVIGYRARNAATATKTDTPLSETPQSVTVVTRDQMVDQGAGNLQDALNYAAGVRSDAYGLDSRTDSVRIRGATPDIYLDGLRQSYGYYTSTTRTEPYTLERLEVLRGPSGMLFGAGTAAGVVNMVSKRPLQEAQREVGVQFGSFGRKQIQADLTGPLNADGSLSYRLIALQRKSDTQVDYVPDDRSVIAPSLTWRPSAATSLTLQGLYQKDKSGSSSQFLPWAGTLLPNPNGRIPTSRFIGEPGFDYYDSERKTFGWQFEHKFNENWTLRQNFRYAQNENDNRYHYGAAFSGAESWDATDPIFRRVLGRYYDSYLTRNRTQTLDNHVEGHFQTGALKHTLLVGADFARQRENVWGGTTYDTIDAYAPVYGHVDIPVRDARPRTRQRQNGFYLQDQIKLDNWIFVAGLRHDKAVSSAEGSDAEKSSATTKRFGVMYAMPSGWSPYLSYSESFTPQSPRNGQIFSPLRGEQWEAGVKYEPKDRALAFSAAVYDLREKNQITSPSPNVYTQVGKTKTQGLELEAKGSIGSNLDLIAHYNYTDADELIEGLPKHQASVWAKYRFSIGGLSGFSAGAGVRMMSSFRDLQSGVGPRVPGVTLLDAVFAYENANWRYALNINNLTDKVYFSTCLSRGDCWYGSRRSVVASATYRF; this is encoded by the coding sequence ATGGCGAGGTTGATGGCGGGGCGCAAAGTCGCATCGGTACTGGCAGGATGCATGGCAATTTATGTGCATCAGCAGGTTTTGGCCCAGGCCCCGGCGCCCGGTGCGTTGCCGGAAATCAGGGTGGATGCAAGTGCAGATGCCGAAACCGCGACTTCGCCGGTGATCGGCTATCGCGCGAGAAACGCCGCGACCGCCACCAAGACCGACACGCCCCTTTCCGAAACACCCCAGTCCGTGACCGTGGTCACGCGCGACCAGATGGTGGACCAGGGCGCGGGCAATCTCCAGGACGCGCTCAACTACGCAGCCGGCGTGCGCTCCGACGCCTATGGCCTCGACTCGCGGACCGACTCGGTGCGCATCCGGGGCGCCACTCCCGACATTTACCTCGACGGCCTGCGCCAGTCCTACGGCTACTACACCAGCACCACGCGCACCGAGCCCTACACGCTGGAGCGGCTCGAAGTGCTGCGCGGCCCGTCGGGCATGCTGTTCGGCGCTGGCACCGCCGCGGGCGTGGTCAACATGGTGAGCAAGCGGCCGCTGCAAGAGGCGCAGCGCGAAGTGGGCGTGCAGTTCGGCAGCTTCGGCCGCAAGCAGATCCAGGCCGACCTGACCGGTCCGCTGAATGCGGACGGCTCGCTGTCTTACCGATTGATCGCGTTGCAGCGCAAGTCGGACACGCAGGTCGACTACGTGCCCGACGACCGCAGCGTCATTGCACCGTCGTTGACATGGCGGCCCAGCGCGGCAACCTCGCTCACGCTGCAGGGCCTGTATCAAAAGGACAAGAGCGGCAGCAGCTCTCAGTTCCTCCCTTGGGCGGGCACGTTGCTGCCGAACCCGAATGGGCGCATTCCCACCAGCCGCTTCATCGGCGAGCCGGGCTTCGACTACTACGACAGCGAGCGCAAGACCTTCGGCTGGCAGTTCGAACACAAGTTCAACGAGAACTGGACCCTGCGGCAGAACTTCCGCTATGCGCAAAACGAAAACGACAACCGCTACCACTACGGCGCAGCCTTCAGCGGAGCCGAAAGCTGGGATGCGACGGACCCGATCTTCAGGCGTGTGCTGGGCCGCTACTACGACAGCTACCTGACGCGCAACCGCACGCAGACGCTCGACAACCACGTGGAAGGGCACTTCCAGACCGGCGCGCTCAAGCACACGCTGCTCGTGGGCGCGGACTTCGCGCGCCAGCGCGAAAACGTCTGGGGCGGCACCACGTACGACACCATCGATGCCTATGCGCCTGTGTATGGCCACGTGGACATACCTGTACGCGATGCGCGGCCGCGCACCCGCCAGCGCCAGAACGGCTTCTATCTGCAGGACCAAATCAAGCTCGACAACTGGATCTTCGTGGCGGGCCTGCGCCACGACAAGGCCGTTTCGAGCGCCGAGGGCAGCGACGCCGAGAAGAGCAGCGCAACCACCAAGCGCTTCGGCGTGATGTACGCCATGCCTTCGGGCTGGTCTCCGTACCTGAGCTACAGCGAATCGTTCACGCCGCAGTCGCCGCGGAACGGGCAGATCTTCTCGCCTCTGCGCGGTGAGCAGTGGGAAGCCGGCGTGAAGTACGAGCCGAAGGACCGCGCACTTGCGTTCAGCGCGGCGGTGTACGACCTGCGCGAGAAGAACCAGATCACTTCGCCATCTCCCAACGTGTACACGCAGGTCGGCAAGACCAAGACCCAGGGCCTCGAACTCGAAGCCAAGGGGTCGATCGGCTCCAACCTCGACCTGATCGCGCACTACAACTACACCGACGCGGACGAACTGATCGAGGGCCTGCCCAAGCACCAGGCGAGCGTTTGGGCCAAGTACCGCTTCTCGATCGGCGGGCTCAGCGGGTTCTCGGCTGGCGCGGGTGTGCGCATGATGAGCTCGTTCCGCGACCTGCAGTCCGGCGTGGGCCCGCGGGTGCCGGGCGTGACGTTGCTCGATGCGGTCTTTGCTTACGAAAATGCCAACTGGCGCTATGCGCTCAACATCAACAACCTGACGGACAAGGTCTACTTCAGCACCTGCCTTTCGCGTGGTGACTGCTGGTACGGCTCGCGCCGCAGCGTGGTGGCAAGCGCAACCTACCGCTTTTGA
- a CDS encoding lysophospholipid acyltransferase family protein: MVTLFRLLARIPMPLMHRLGALLGWMVWWCAPDYRRRFKANAENAGFTPDQYRPAVAAAGQMAAELPWLWLRPQGESVLRRVVRWEGVEAFEAAMQAKKGVILVAPHLGSWEMCGQAIGERFLQAFGPITALFRPARKKWMAELIAAGSRDRPGLQTLPTNNTGVRGLIRTLRSGGYTGILPDQVPPLGQGVWAPFLGRPAYTMTLLPRLAQQTGAACFLSVCERLPRGAGYVIRFEPIVGTALTDPKASIEDAAAAMNDAIGRLIHSLPGQYVWDYARYKEPRGDTVVAAAANGEQAQ; the protein is encoded by the coding sequence ATGGTCACCCTGTTCCGCCTGCTTGCCCGCATACCGATGCCCTTGATGCATCGGCTCGGCGCATTGCTTGGCTGGATGGTCTGGTGGTGTGCCCCCGATTACCGCCGCCGATTCAAGGCCAATGCCGAAAACGCGGGCTTCACGCCCGACCAGTACCGCCCCGCCGTCGCCGCCGCCGGCCAAATGGCCGCCGAGCTGCCCTGGCTCTGGCTGCGCCCGCAGGGCGAAAGCGTGCTGCGGCGCGTGGTGCGCTGGGAAGGCGTCGAGGCCTTCGAGGCCGCCATGCAGGCAAAGAAGGGCGTGATCCTGGTGGCGCCGCACCTGGGCAGCTGGGAGATGTGCGGCCAGGCCATCGGCGAGCGCTTTCTCCAGGCCTTCGGCCCGATCACGGCGCTGTTTCGCCCCGCGCGCAAGAAATGGATGGCCGAGCTGATTGCCGCGGGCTCGCGCGACCGGCCCGGCCTGCAAACGCTGCCGACCAACAACACCGGCGTGCGAGGCCTCATCCGCACGCTGCGCAGCGGCGGCTACACCGGCATCCTGCCGGACCAGGTGCCGCCGTTGGGGCAGGGCGTCTGGGCGCCTTTTCTTGGCCGGCCCGCCTACACCATGACGCTGCTGCCGCGCCTCGCGCAGCAGACCGGCGCCGCCTGTTTCCTGAGCGTGTGCGAAAGGCTGCCGCGCGGCGCGGGCTACGTGATTCGCTTCGAACCCATCGTTGGCACTGCGCTCACCGATCCCAAGGCGTCCATCGAAGACGCCGCAGCTGCAATGAACGACGCCATCGGCCGCCTCATCCACAGCCTGCCCGGCCAATACGTGTGGGACTACGCACGCTACAAGGAGCCGCGCGGCGACACCGTCGTGGCGGCAGCCGCCAACGGGGAGCAGGCGCAATGA
- a CDS encoding PepSY-associated TM helix domain-containing protein, with the protein MNSRKIKTWAWVHKWSSLVCTVFMLLLCITGLPLIFHHEIGHLLGTEVEAPKMPADTPRVSLDRVLETARAKHPDRVVQFVSQPEDDDGLWLVTLTPTPEPTEDFKSVAIDARSGVVLAQPKFDEGFMYVMFKLHVDLFAGLAGKLFLGFMGLLLLVAIVSGVVLYAPFMRKLDFGTVRREKRPRLKWLDLHNLLGIVTLVWLFVVGSTGMINTWADLIIKYWQYDQLSTLLAPYKNEPTVPAAERGSVQRSMEVALKQAPDMKLSFIAFPGTSFSSPHHTTFFLRGNEPFTSKLLKPVLVDAKTTQVTAAPEMPWYLTALLVSQPLHFGDYGGMPMQIIWALLDIATIIVLGSGLYLWLKRGNTVPAPAAPTAAGSAGRAPQHGGQQPDPAPAMKVQA; encoded by the coding sequence ATGAACAGCCGAAAGATCAAGACCTGGGCCTGGGTGCACAAGTGGAGCAGCCTTGTGTGCACCGTGTTCATGCTGCTGCTGTGCATCACGGGCTTGCCGCTGATCTTTCATCACGAGATCGGCCACCTGCTGGGCACCGAGGTCGAAGCGCCCAAGATGCCCGCGGACACGCCGCGCGTGAGCCTGGACCGCGTGCTCGAGACGGCGCGTGCCAAGCACCCCGACCGCGTGGTGCAGTTCGTCTCGCAGCCCGAGGACGACGATGGCCTCTGGCTCGTCACGCTCACGCCCACGCCGGAACCCACCGAAGACTTCAAGTCGGTCGCGATCGATGCGCGCTCCGGCGTCGTGCTGGCACAGCCCAAGTTCGACGAGGGCTTCATGTACGTCATGTTCAAGCTGCACGTCGATCTGTTCGCAGGGCTGGCGGGCAAGCTGTTCCTGGGGTTCATGGGCTTGCTGCTGCTTGTGGCCATCGTTTCCGGGGTGGTGCTCTATGCGCCGTTCATGCGCAAGCTCGACTTCGGCACGGTGCGGCGCGAGAAGCGGCCACGCCTCAAGTGGCTCGACCTGCACAACCTGCTGGGCATCGTCACGCTCGTCTGGCTGTTCGTGGTGGGCTCCACCGGCATGATCAACACCTGGGCCGACCTGATCATCAAGTACTGGCAGTACGACCAGCTCAGCACGCTCCTTGCGCCTTACAAGAACGAGCCGACGGTACCCGCAGCCGAGCGTGGATCGGTGCAGCGGTCCATGGAAGTCGCGCTGAAGCAGGCGCCCGACATGAAGCTGTCCTTCATCGCGTTCCCGGGCACTTCGTTCTCGAGCCCGCACCACACCACCTTCTTCCTGCGCGGCAACGAGCCCTTCACCTCGAAGCTGCTGAAGCCGGTACTGGTCGATGCGAAGACCACGCAGGTGACAGCCGCGCCCGAGATGCCGTGGTACCTGACGGCGCTGCTCGTGTCGCAGCCGCTGCACTTCGGCGACTACGGGGGCATGCCGATGCAGATCATCTGGGCGCTGCTCGACATTGCCACCATCATCGTACTGGGCAGCGGGCTGTACCTCTGGCTCAAGCGCGGCAACACCGTGCCGGCACCGGCCGCGCCAACAGCAGCGGGCAGTGCAGGGCGAGCGCCGCAGCATGGCGGTCAGCAGCCTGACCCGGCACCGGCCATGAAGGTGCAGGCATGA
- the metK gene encoding methionine adenosyltransferase — protein sequence MANDFLFTSESVSEGHPDKVADQISDAILDAIFEQDPRSRVAAETLTNTGLVVLAGEITTNAHVDYIQVARDTIKRIGYDNTDYGIDYKGCAVMVCYDKQSNDIAQGVDHASDDHLNTGAGDQGLMFGYACDETPELMPAPIYYAHRLVERQAQLRKDGRLPFLRPDAKSQVTMRYVDGKPHSIDTVVLSTQHSPDQSETPTKMKASFNEAIIEEIIKPVLPKEWLQNTRYLINPTGRFVIGGPQGDCGLTGRKIIVDTYGGACPHGGGAFSGKDPSKVDRSAAYAARYVAKNIVAAGLARQCQIQVAYAIGVAQPMNITVYTEGTGVIPDDKIAELVREFFDLRPKGIIQMLDLLRPIYQKTAAYGHFGREEPEFTWEATTQAAALRAAAGLK from the coding sequence ATGGCGAACGACTTCCTCTTCACTTCCGAATCCGTTTCCGAAGGCCATCCCGACAAGGTCGCCGACCAGATCTCGGACGCTATCCTGGATGCAATCTTCGAGCAGGACCCCCGCAGCCGTGTGGCCGCCGAAACGCTGACCAACACCGGCCTGGTGGTGCTCGCGGGCGAAATCACGACCAACGCGCACGTCGACTACATCCAGGTGGCGCGCGACACCATCAAGCGCATCGGCTACGACAACACCGACTACGGCATCGACTACAAGGGCTGCGCTGTGATGGTCTGCTACGACAAGCAGTCCAACGACATCGCGCAGGGCGTGGACCACGCCAGCGACGACCACCTGAACACCGGCGCCGGCGACCAGGGCCTGATGTTCGGCTACGCCTGCGACGAAACGCCCGAGCTGATGCCCGCGCCCATCTACTACGCGCACCGCCTGGTCGAGCGCCAGGCCCAGTTGCGCAAGGACGGCCGGCTGCCCTTCCTGCGCCCCGACGCCAAGAGCCAGGTGACGATGCGCTACGTGGACGGCAAGCCGCACAGCATCGACACCGTGGTGCTCTCCACCCAGCACAGCCCCGACCAGAGCGAAACGCCCACCAAGATGAAGGCCTCGTTCAACGAAGCCATCATCGAAGAGATCATCAAGCCGGTGCTGCCGAAGGAATGGCTGCAGAACACGCGCTACCTGATCAACCCGACCGGGCGCTTCGTCATCGGCGGCCCGCAGGGCGATTGCGGCCTCACTGGCCGCAAGATCATCGTCGACACCTACGGCGGCGCCTGCCCGCACGGCGGCGGCGCGTTCTCGGGCAAGGACCCGTCCAAGGTCGACCGCTCGGCCGCCTACGCGGCGCGCTACGTGGCCAAGAACATCGTGGCGGCCGGCCTGGCGCGCCAGTGCCAGATCCAGGTGGCCTACGCCATCGGCGTGGCACAGCCGATGAACATCACGGTCTATACCGAAGGTACCGGCGTGATCCCCGACGACAAGATCGCCGAACTCGTGCGGGAGTTCTTCGACCTGCGTCCGAAGGGCATCATCCAGATGCTCGACCTGCTGCGCCCGATCTACCAGAAGACCGCGGCATACGGCCACTTCGGGCGCGAAGAGCCCGAGTTCACCTGGGAAGCCACCACCCAGGCCGCTGCGCTGCGCGCTGCCGCCGGCCTCAAGTAA